gttgcctccctagcgattccaggtcggacctgcctgaccacgtggaacttccggctctctggcagagcatgtggaacttccggctgcctgaccacgtggagtttccggtctttgcctggactgcctgcccgcagggagctttgggtagtgtgggaggagagggggaggagagtaggcggagtcagggcggtcctaggacccaggtgtattagctttacctgtctttcacccacgtaaccaaagagtgtacctacgtcactaaaggtataaatgtgctgcttgctgaaataataaacggagtcattcaccatcttgttcggctcccgccccgtacattgtccgcgagatcaggtcctttgcttaggcagaggcctggggcttggggggaaccccgagcgtagtcacgaggcttcggaagctcgtgacatatatttatgtatatatatgtgtatatgatttTTTTGCCCCTTTGCCTTAGGACCATCAATATTTTTCTGGTGAAATTCAGTTCAACTTAATGGACATTTGTAAAATATCTCTTCTATGTTTAACACCCTCACTGTGAACACTACTGTGTTTAAATCAGATAGAGTGTACTAAGTAACTGAGTATTCAGTGTAATTGGGGGacaggggaaggagataaaggaCATATACAGATTAATATAcaacaaaatgttttatatatgtacatacacatacaaatattttatatatacatatgctacACACAttgtacatatatctatgtgtatctatatctataacaaCAGGTTACAAGTATATTAGACAGGTATTATGAAAGAGTGCTAGGAGAGCCCATAAGGAAAAGGTTATCACCAGCTGATAAGAACCCCACACATGTGGGGTTTTTAGGTTGAGTTTTAATGGGTAAGAAATAAAGAAGCAGATGTGCGGTTGGGGAGGTATTCCAGCTATAGAGAACAACATGCAGGAAGGAATGCAAGTGGGCTATCATGGGACGCCTATGGCAAGTGCTAGAATTTCCCCAGAACTTAGGGAATGTGCGGGGGATGATGAGATAATGTTGAATATGTAGAGTAGGAAGGTCAAAATCTAATGCAACATGGTAACCAAGCAAGCTAACAAAATCTAAAGCTACATTAAGACAGGCAtagtggggcaggtaggtggcacagtgagtagagcactggccttagagtcaggaggacctgagttcaaatccgacctcatatacttgacacatgtactagctgtgtgaccttgggcaagtcacttaaccgcaactgccctgccaaaaataaacaagcaaaaaaagagaCAGGCATAGATTTCAGGGACAGGGAGATGAAAGTCCCTTTTACTCTGCTCTGTGTGGAATCACTGGGGTTCTGGTAAGCTCAAAAGAAAAGGCCATCCAAGATAGGGAAGGGTCTCAAGATTGCAACATGTGAGGATTGTTTGAAGGAACCTGAtatatttaacttggagaagagttGGAGTTTGTAGATGTAAAGTAATTGTTATAGAAGAAAGGTTAGACTGGAATAAAATTTGGGCTttgtaaaatcaaaatatttctaataatGGGAGCTTTTCTAAAGTATGAATGGACTACTTTTGGAATTAGTAAATTCCCCTTCTTTAGTCTTCAAGCAATAGCTGGATGGTGACATGTTGTATTTGTGCTAGAGAGATATTAAAATCCAGCTAGGACTCAGTGGCCCATGGATACTGTTCTAGGTTACATGATTTCATAATTTTGGAGTCATGGAAATATTTTTGGACAGATGAATGGCACTATTATGGAAAGGGTAGAATAATGCCTGATCAGTTAGGTAGCTTCTGTTTTAGGGAATAAATTTACAGTCATAGTTAAATATCTACTTTGATACTTAACAAACATCCAtttaaaagaaggagaaggaactgatgatgtctgaatatgGACCAAAgcacattttcattttctctttatttctttctctttccttccccctttctttctttctttccttctttccttccttccttcccttttgttctttcttccttccttccctttctttctttctttctttctttctttctttctttctttctttctttctttctttctttctttctttctttctttccttccttccttccttccttccttccttccttccttccttccttctttctttctttctttctttctttctttctttctttctttctttctttctttctttctttttttccttccttccttccttccttccttccttccttccttcccttcctacttccttcttcctttccatcattcctttcttttttagttttcttccacaaaatgaccaaattagaaatgttttacacggctgcacatgtatgacctatctcagtgagggggaagggaagtggtagaatttagaactcaaagcttaaaaaagaagaatgttgtaaaaaagtttttatatgtaattggggaaagaaaatattttaaaagaaaaaaagataaaagaataaaataatgttgaattaaaaaaataaaagacaacattCTATTTAATGCCTtggtttctttcttcctcacaaGTAGTAGGGCATGCCACAAGAAGAAATCAATCAACCACTTGCCTTGCACAGCATTACTGAGtcatcttattttatttcattgtggtGGCAAGGTCTAAAGGAGATGGTTGAATATGGTGTCCTCTCCACAAAATGACACCAACATCCAAGACATCAAGTACATTCTGATTGGTATCCCAGGACTGGAGGACTCACATACCTGGATCTCCATTCCCATTTGTTTGATGTACTTTACAGCCATCCTCGGCAACAGCTTCTTAATCTTCCTTATTATCACTGAGCGCAGCCTCCATGAGCCTATGTACTTGTTCCTTTCTATGCTGGCCCTGGCAGATGTCCTGCTTTCCACAACCACAGCACCTAAAATGCTGGCCATTTTCTGGTTCCACTATGGCACTATctcctttggcagctgtgtggccCAAATGTTCTTCATTCACTGCATCTTTGCAGCAGAATCAGCCATTCTGTTGGCCATGGCATTTGATCGCTATGTGGCTATCTGTTATCCACTGAGATACACCACCATTCTTACTCCCTCAGTCATTGGGAAGATTGGAGTAGCAGCTGTGGTGAGGGGTTTTCTCATCtgctttccttttatctttctggTATACCGGCTTACTTATTGTGGACAAAACATCATTCGCC
This Trichosurus vulpecula isolate mTriVul1 chromosome 2, mTriVul1.pri, whole genome shotgun sequence DNA region includes the following protein-coding sequences:
- the LOC118838813 gene encoding olfactory receptor 52Z1-like, giving the protein MVSSPQNDTNIQDIKYILIGIPGLEDSHTWISIPICLMYFTAILGNSFLIFLIITERSLHEPMYLFLSMLALADVLLSTTTAPKMLAIFWFHYGTISFGSCVAQMFFIHCIFAAESAILLAMAFDRYVAICYPLRYTTILTPSVIGKIGVAAVVRGFLICFPFIFLVYRLTYCGQNIIRHSYCEHMGIARLACDNIKVNIIYGLTIALVSTGLDVLLIIISYSLILHAVFNIPSWSARLKALNTCGSHICVILMFYTPAFFSFFAHRFGGSTIPRHIHILVANLYVVVPPMLNPIIYGVKTKQIQDRVVQVFSSIKTCC